A portion of the Gossypium arboreum isolate Shixiya-1 chromosome 8, ASM2569848v2, whole genome shotgun sequence genome contains these proteins:
- the LOC108469080 gene encoding tetrahydroberberine oxidase-like, producing the protein MKFLQFSVLPFLIVILSLIGATLAHPYGDFLHCLSLRISNSSTISKVIYTQNNPSYSSVLNASIQNTRFSTPTTPKPYAIITPRKTSHVQSTIYCSKNHGFQFRIRSGGHDVEGVSYVSQVPFVILDLVNFRAVKVDAKNEVVWVQSGATTGELYYGIASKTQTLGFPAGICHTIGIGGHLSGGGFGILGRKYGLAADHIIDAKLIDAYGRILNRKFMGEDLFWAIRGGGGNTFGVVLAWKIKLVPVPPVVTVFTVNKNLEQNATKIFHRWQYIAHKLPNDLFTAVWIMKVNSSQVGKKTVQAGFRGMFLGGVDELIPLIQHEFPELGLAKENCTQMSWVQSILYFGGLPIQPVEILLNRNALPRSSLKAKTDFVKEPMPETGIEGFMNMFLEEEADFAITMIEAFGGKMDEIQENELPYPHRAGILFESTYIVQWTNEEDAGTYINWIRRLYSYMASYVSKSPREAYHNYKDLDLGTNNVNGYTSYEQASVWGLKYFKNNFKRLVQIKTMIDPMNFFRNEQSVPPLWSP; encoded by the coding sequence ATGAAGTTCCTTCAATTTTCTGTGCTTCCATTTCTTATTGTGATATTGTCATTGATTGGGGCAACTTTAGCTCATCCTTATGGGGATTTCCTTCATTGCCTTTCTCTTCGTATATCAAATTCTTCAACTATTTCTAAAGTTATTTACACCCAAAATAATCCCTCATATTCATCCGTTTTGAATGCTTCTATTCAAAATACTAGGTTCTCCACGCCAACTACCCCTAAACCCTATGCCATTATTACACCACGCAAAACATCCCATGTCCAATCAACGATTTATTGTTCTAAAAACCATGGCTTCCAATTTAGGATTCGAAGTGGTGGTCATGATGTTGAGGGTGTTTCTTATGTTTCTCAAGTTCCATTTGTCATCCTTGATTTGGTCAACTTTCGAGCAGTTAAAGTTGACGCAAAAAATGAAGTTGTATGGGTTCAATCTGGTGCAACTACAGGTGAATTATATTACGGGATAGCTTCAAAGACACAAACGCTCGGCTTTCCTGCTGGTATTTGCCACACTATAGGCATTGGTGGGCATTTAAGTGGGGGTGGATTTGGCATATTGGGCCGCAAATATGGTCTTGCTGCTGATCATATAATTGATGCTAAATTGATTGATGCTTATGGAAGGATTCTTAATCGAAAATTCATGGGTGAAGATTTGTTTTGGGCTATCCGAGGAGGTGGAGGAAATACCTTTGGGGTTGTTCTTGCTTGGAAAATAAAGTTAGTCCCTGTTCCACCTGTTGTAACTGTGTTTACAGTTAACAAGAACTTGGAACAAAATGCAACCAAAATCTTCCATCGATGGCAATACATTGCTCACAAGTTACCCAATGATTTATTTACGGCTGTTTGGATAATGAAGGTGAATTCCAGTCAAGTAGGAAAGAAAACAGTTCAAGCTGGTTTTAGGGGCATGTTTCTTGGTGGGGTTGATGAGTTGATTCCATTGATCCAACACGAGTTTCCAGAGCTAGGACTTGCTAAAGAGAATTGTACCCAAATGAGTTGGGTTCAATCTATTCTTTACTTTGGAGGACTTCCAATTCAACCTGTGGAGATTTTGCTTAATAGAAATGCTCTTCCAAGATCAAGTCTCAAAGCCAAAACGGACTTCGTCAAGGAACCGATGCCCGAAACTGGAATCGAAGGGTTCATGAACATGTTTCTTGAGGAAGAAGCTGACTTTGCTATAACGATGATAGAGGCTTTCGGAGGCAAAATGGATGAAATCCAGGAAAATGAATTACCTTACCCACATAGAGCAGGCATCTTGTTCGAATCCACTTACATTGTGCAATGGACAAATGAAGAAGATGCAGGAACGTACATAAATTGGATCCGAAGACTTTACAGTTATATGGCCAGTTATGTTTCGAAATCTCCGAGAGAAGCATATCATAATTACAAGGATCTAGATCTTGGAACTAACAACGTTAATGGTTACACAAGTTATGAACAAGCCAGCGTTTGGGGTCTTAAATATTTCAAGAATAACTTCAAAAGATTGGTACAAATAAAGACCATGATTGATCCAATGAATTTCTTTAGAAACGAGCAAAGTGTCCCTCCTCTTTGGTCTCCATGA
- the LOC108467651 gene encoding 10 kDa chaperonin 1, chloroplastic: protein MASTFLALPKTFTSNKPTFSSLSTHKLPGTRRNSLRINAVATKWEPTKVVPQADRVLIRLQELSEKSAGGVLLPKSAVKFERYLMGEIVSVGAEVGNMETGKKVLFSDINAYEVDLGTDTKHVFCKESDLLAEVD, encoded by the exons ATGGCGTCTACATTTTTGGCACTACCCAAAACCTTCACTTCAAACAAGCCTACCTTCTCTTCTCTTTCAACCCACAAACTTCCCG GGACTCGAAGAAATTCACTTAGAATCAATGCTGTGGCCACTAAATGGGAGCCCACCAAG GTTGTTCCTCAAGCTGACAGAGTTCTTATCCGTCTCCAAGAATTATCCGAG AAATCAGCTGGTGGAGTTTTGTTGCCCAAATCAGCTGTCAAGTTTGAGAGGTACCTCATGGGGGAG ATAGTTTCGGTCGGTGCCGAAGTAGGAAACATGGAAACTGGAAAGAAG GTTCTTTTCTCGGATATAAATGCTTATGAG GTGGATTTGGGAACAGATACTAAGCATGTGTTTTGTAAAGAGAGTGACTTGTTAGCTGAAGTTGATTGA
- the LOC108469386 gene encoding putative invertase inhibitor, translating to MRQTLSSSFVIPLFLRIFFFFVSISTSHGLTATNDSLIRKTCKKCAQSDPNLSYNFCVTSLQAAPHSHCANDLRQLGKISITLLGRNVTNTRSHIKELLKNRKQMDPFVRSCLHDCFDLYSDAIPTTKQALQDYKAKHYDDANIDVSSVMDATTTCEDGFKEKEGVVSPLTKRNNDAFMLSAISLSIINMIRLNGDSI from the coding sequence ATGAGGCAAACCTTGTCTTCTTCCTTTGTCATCCCTCTCTTTCTCcgcattttcttcttctttgtctCTATTTCAACCTCCCATGGCTTAACCGCCACCAATGACAGTCTCATACGCAAGACCTGCAAGAAATGCGCCCAAAGCGACCCAAACCTCAGCTACAATTTCTGCGTCACCTCTCTTCAAGCAGCTCCCCACAGCCACTGCGCCAACGACCTTCGCCAACTCGGCAAGATTTCCATCACCCTACTCGGCCGCAACGTAACCAACACAAGGTCTCACATTAAGGAACTGTTGAAGAATCGAAAACAGATGGACCCTTTCGTCAGATCATGCTTGCACGATTGCTTTGATCTTTATTCCGATGCTATCCCTACAACCAAACAGGCCCTCCAAGATTACAAGGCCAAGCACTACGACGATGCTAACATTGATGTGAGTTCGGTGATGGATGCTACTACAACTTGTGAAGATGGGTTCAAGGAAAAAGAAGGCGTGGTTTCGCCATTGACGAAGAGGAACAACGATGCCTTCATGTTGTCTGCTATTTCGCTTTCCATTATTAACATGATTCGCTTGAATGGTGATTCAATTTAA